One Pseudomonadota bacterium genomic window, CGCAACGCTGATCCTGCCGCTCCACACCGAACTCGACCAGGCGCGCGAAAAACTGCGCGGCAAGGACAAGATTGGCACGACCGGACGTGGGATCGGCCCGGCTTATGAGGACAAGGTCGCGCGCCGCGCCATCCGTGTCTGCGACCTCGGCGATGAAGCGACGCTCGCTCACAAGATCGACATGCTGTTGCAGCACCACGACGCCCTGCGCAAGGGCATGGACATGCCGCCGATCGATCGCGATGCGCTGCTGCAGTCGTTGAAGGATATCGCGCCGCGCCTGATGGCCCATGCCGAGCCGGTGTGGCGGCGGCTTGCCGACTTGCGCCGCCGCGGCCGCCGTATCTTGTTCGAGGGCGCGCAGGCGCACTTCCTGGATGTCGACCACGGCACCTATCCGTTTGTCACCTCATCGAACACGGTGGGCGGCCAGGCGGCGGTGGGTTCTGGCATCGGACCGGGCGCCGTGGAATACGTGCTCGGCATCACCAAGGCCTACACCACGCGCGTGGGCGCCGGGCCATTCCCGACCGAGCAGGATAACGACACCGGCAAGAAGCTTGGTGAACGCGGCCACGAGTTCGGCACGGTGACCGGGCGCCCGCGCCGCTGCGGCTGGTTCGACGCGGTCATGGTGCGCCAGGCGATCAAGATCGGCGGCATTGACGGTATCGCACTGACGAAGCTCGATGTGTTGGATGGCATCATGCCGCTCAAGGTCTGTGTCGGATACCGCTATAACGGCGTCATTCTGGATCACCTGCCGGCTGCGCAGCAGATCCAGGCGGGTGTGGAACCGATCTACGAGAACCTGGAAGGCTGGGACGAAAGCACCCAGGGCGCGCGCAGCTGGGCCGATCTGCCGGCGACCTGCATCAAGTATGTGCGCCGCATCGAGGAACTGATCGAGGCGCC contains:
- a CDS encoding adenylosuccinate synthase; amino-acid sequence: MANVAVVGAQWGDEGKGKIVDWLSERADVVVRFQGGHNAGHTLQIDNQTFKLSLLPSGVVRQDKLSIIGNGVVIDPWALFEEIERVEQQGLVVGPDNLLVAENATLILPLHTELDQAREKLRGKDKIGTTGRGIGPAYEDKVARRAIRVCDLGDEATLAHKIDMLLQHHDALRKGMDMPPIDRDALLQSLKDIAPRLMAHAEPVWRRLADLRRRGRRILFEGAQAHFLDVDHGTYPFVTSSNTVGGQAAVGSGIGPGAVEYVLGITKAYTTRVGAGPFPTEQDNDTGKKLGERGHEFGTVTGRPRRCGWFDAVMVRQAIKIGGIDGIALTKLDVLDGIMPLKVCVGYRYNGVILDHLPAAQQIQAGVEPIYENLEGWDESTQGARSWADLPATCIKYVRRIEELIEAPVALLSTSPEREDTILVTDPFAD